The stretch of DNA CGGGAATATCGCGACCGCCCGTGCGGTCTGGGTGCTGTCAGCCGGGCCGAACCGGGTGATCACCACGTCCTACACGCAGACGGCCAGCTCTTGCCCGTGCCTGGAGAATGACGACGATATCGCCTTCCGCATCCGGTAGGCGGAGGCAACTTGCTGGACTCGCCTTGATGGCCGGTGCCATAATGCGGGTTGAGTAAGGCGGTAGGTTCAGCTCTCTGGGAGGGCCGGCCACGGGGCTCGAAATAGGGGCTCGGCAGGGGCGTAGCGGATTCACCCTCATCGAGGTGGTGGTGGTGCTGGCGATCGTCGCGCTCCTGGCGGCGATCCTGACCCCGCTCTTGCTGAAGTACCTGGACGATGCGAAGATCGGCCGGGCCAAGAACGAGGTCCTCGTACTGAGCGGGGCGATCCTGAGCTTCAACAAGGACACCGGGCTCTGGCCGGTCTACAACGATGGGAACCCCTCGGGGACGCCGGCCACGAGCGCAGCGACCATCAAGACGCTGTTCACCAGCGATGGGAGTCACGCGACCATCAACAGCTCCACCCTCAATCCCGCCACCAGCGCCGACGGGGCCTGGACGTCGGAGGCCACGGCGAACAACTTCGACAACGTCGAGAACCACCTGGCCGTGAACCAGCCCAAGGCGGACTCGACGAAGGGGTACCGGACCACGGGGCCGTTCGCGTGGAAAGGGCCGTACCAGGTCGGAATCACCGCGGACCCCTGGGGGACGAAGTACTACAGCAACGTCCAGTACTTCCAGCCTGGGGCGGCCAACAACATCGTCTGGGTGCTCTCGGCGGGCCCCAACCGGCAGATCGATACCTCCTTCACCCAATCGGCCAACACGAACTCCGCCAGCCCTGGTGACGACGACCTCGCCTTCCGCCTGAAGTAGTCCACTGCCCAATCCAGTGAGAGCTGGCCGTCGCGGGCCGACAGCAGCGGCCAGACTCTGTACGGCCGCCTCCCCCTGCAGATCCCTCCTTGCCAGAGATGCGATCTCTCGCTTGACACCAGGAGCCCGAGGGAGAAACTATGGCGCAGTTCACGGCGCGGTCGCGCGGGGAGGGAGGACGACCATGAAGCGCGCAGTATCCGGGCTTCTCGCCGTCGCCCTGCTGCTCGGGCTGCTGGGGGCCGGGCAGGCTCAGACAGTCAGGGTGGGGGTCACCACCAAGGCGCTCGACTATCTCCCGATCTTCCTGGGCAAGGAGAAGGGGCTCTTCCGCGAGGAGGGGGTGAACGCGGAGCTCTTCGTCCTGGGGACCAGCGTCCGTATATTCCCGGCCCTGATCGGGGGCTCCATCGAGGTGTTCGACTCGACGCTGTTCGTGGTGCTCCTGGGCATCGAGAAGGGGGAGAAGGTCGAGATCCTGGGAGCCACCACGAAGCATGCGCAGTTCCACCTGGTCACGAAGCCGGAGATCCGCCAGGTCAAGGACCTGACGGGGAAGCGGGTGGGCTCCACAGGGGTGGGGAGCGGGCATTACTTCTCCCTCATCGCCTTCATGGAGAAGCAGGGGATGAAGTTCCCCGGCGACTACAGCGTGCTCACGATCGGGGGCACCCCCGAGGTCTGGCGCTCGCTGGAGGCCGGCTCGATCGACGCCGGGGTGCTGGCATTCCCCTTCCACATCCTGGCTCGGGGGAAGGGGTTCCACGTGCTGGCGGAGCTGTACCGGCACGCCCAGTACCCCCTGACCGGGATTACCGTGAAGACGGATTGGGCGCAGCGGAACGAGGAGCTGCTGCTGCGCTACCTCAAGGGCCACCTCCGGGCCATGGAGTACACGTACACGCGGGGGCCGGAGGCCGAGGAGGTGCTGATCAGGGTCATGGGGTACCAGCCGGACATGGCGAGGCTGGGCTGGGAGGAGTACAGCCGGATCGGGCAGTGGAACCGGGACCTGGTCATCTCGCCGGATGCCGTGAAGACCATGATGGGCTTCCTCATCAAGACCGGGGAGATCAAGGCCCCGGGGGAGTTCAGCAAATACGCGAACCCGAGCTACGTCGCCAAGGCCAACGCCCAGCTCAAGGCCCGGTAGGAAGGTCGTCCCCGGCGTTTTCGGATGCCGCCGGCAGGTCCCGGGGGACTTGACCTGTGCTACGATACCGCTTCCAGCCGCAAGGGGGGAGCGAAGATGCCCGCCAGGGACGCCAAGAAGGCCCACGAGAACCCCGCGCGCGTTCGGCAGATCCGGGGGATCCTGCGGCAGTGTCAGTCCTCGAAGATCCAGCTCATCCGCTTCCTCTACTGCGGCAACGACGGCGTGATCCGGGGGAAGGCCTGCCACGCTGACTACCTGGAGGGCTACCTCGAGTCGGGGATCGGGCTCACCGTGGCCATGCAGTCCTTCAACATGCTGGACCAGCTCACCCCCGGCGGGCGCTTCGGCCCGGTGGGGGAGATCCGGCTGGTCCCGGACCCGGCCACCTTCGCCATCCTCCCGTACGCGCCCCGCAGCGCCCGGCTGCTCGTGGACATGGTCCGCCTGGACCAGCGCCCCTGGGAGGCCTGCGCCCGGAGCTTCCTCAAGCGGATGATCCAGCGCGCGGCCGAGCGCGGCATCGCCATCAAGGGGGCCTTCGAGAACGAGTTCACGCTGGCCCGGCAGGAGGGGAGCGCCTTCGTGCCCATCGACCGAAGCCCCTGCTTCAGCTCCATCGGGATGGACTCTGCCGCCCCGGTGATCCTGGACATCGTCGAGGCCCTGGGCAAGCAGGGGGTGTCCGTGGAGCAGTATTACGCCGAGCTGGGCCCCGGGCAGCAGGAGATGCCGGTGCGCTATGCCCCGGCCCTGCGGGCTGCCGACAACCAGCTCACTTTCCGGGACACGGTGCGCGGCGTCGCCTTGACCCACGGGCTGTACGCCTCGTTCGCGCCCAAGCCCTTCCCCGAGGCAGCAGGCAACGGCGCCCACCTCCACTTCAGTGTCTGGAGCCTGAAGGAGGACCGGAACCTCTTCTACGGCCCCGGCGACCCCCACGGCCTGAGCAAGGAGGGGTACCACTTCATCGGGGGAGTGCTGAAGCACCTCCGGGCGCTGGTCGCCCTGACGGCCCCGTCGGTCAACTCCTACCGGCGCCTGCGGCCCCAGTCCTGGAGCTCGGCCTTTGTCTGCTACGGCCCGGACAACCGCGAGGCAGCGGTCCGGATCGCCTCCCCCCGCTGGGGGCGGGAGATGGAGTCCACCAACCTGGAGCTGAAGCCCTCGGACCCCAGCAACAACCCCTACCTGGCGCTGGGCGGCCTCATCGCGGCCGGGCTCGACGGCCTGGAGAAGGGCCTCGACCCCGGTGGCCCGCTCCTCGTGGACCCTGCCACGCTGAGCGAGCCCGACCGGGCGGCGCGCG from Candidatus Rokuibacteriota bacterium encodes:
- a CDS encoding ABC transporter substrate-binding protein; this encodes MKRAVSGLLAVALLLGLLGAGQAQTVRVGVTTKALDYLPIFLGKEKGLFREEGVNAELFVLGTSVRIFPALIGGSIEVFDSTLFVVLLGIEKGEKVEILGATTKHAQFHLVTKPEIRQVKDLTGKRVGSTGVGSGHYFSLIAFMEKQGMKFPGDYSVLTIGGTPEVWRSLEAGSIDAGVLAFPFHILARGKGFHVLAELYRHAQYPLTGITVKTDWAQRNEELLLRYLKGHLRAMEYTYTRGPEAEEVLIRVMGYQPDMARLGWEEYSRIGQWNRDLVISPDAVKTMMGFLIKTGEIKAPGEFSKYANPSYVAKANAQLKAR
- a CDS encoding glutamine synthetase, translated to MPARDAKKAHENPARVRQIRGILRQCQSSKIQLIRFLYCGNDGVIRGKACHADYLEGYLESGIGLTVAMQSFNMLDQLTPGGRFGPVGEIRLVPDPATFAILPYAPRSARLLVDMVRLDQRPWEACARSFLKRMIQRAAERGIAIKGAFENEFTLARQEGSAFVPIDRSPCFSSIGMDSAAPVILDIVEALGKQGVSVEQYYAELGPGQQEMPVRYAPALRAADNQLTFRDTVRGVALTHGLYASFAPKPFPEAAGNGAHLHFSVWSLKEDRNLFYGPGDPHGLSKEGYHFIGGVLKHLRALVALTAPSVNSYRRLRPQSWSSAFVCYGPDNREAAVRIASPRWGREMESTNLELKPSDPSNNPYLALGGLIAAGLDGLEKGLDPGGPLLVDPATLSEPDRAARGLVRLPTSLEEALDELERDDLLCQALGEVLAGEYVAVKRSEVRGFKDKPVEFELEHHRYKY